CAATCCCAGTGACCTCGCCGTGGAGCTCGGATTCGCCGCACAAAGCGCGATCCAGCAGCCACTCAAAGACCTCACCGCTGCCGGCCTAATCACCCGTCAGGACGGCATGGGCCGCGTCTACTACCGGCGAAACCCGCACAAACTCTGGGACGCGGCGATTGAATTGCTCGGCCAAGCACTCGCCGCCGACATGGGCTCGGAAACCGTCGAACACTGACACGGCGTGCCGCGCCAACCCCGATCAGCGCAATCCGCGGGCCTCTAAACAACCGGTCCGACATGGCTCGCACAGGCATCGAGCCCGCCGGTCCTCGACATTTGCTGGTGGCCGCTGGGTTCACCGAGCTTTGGCGTCCTTCTTCCCCGGGAGGAACGCGTTGAGGACCGGGGCAATCCACGTCGACCGCGTATCGAAACCCAAGGTCTTTCCGATTTGATCGATGACCGCCTCCTGCTCCGGTGTAGGGCTGAACGAGATCTGCGTACTCCCACCGCCCAGGTAACGCACGGCGGACGGGTCAGCCGGGAACAAGTCGTTCACCGGAGCCGTGCTGTATCGCGACTCCTCGATGATCTGGGCAAGTTTGTCGGACTTGTGCATCGCACTGATTGCCTCCAACACCACCTGCAAATTCGTCGCCTTGTTGTCGTGCCGGTACTTCTCGAACCGTTTCTTGACCCCGGCCGTTACGTATACAGCCGAGGCCGGCTTGGTCCGCGTCCGAGGTCGACCCGGCTTGCGCGTGGTCGGCGTGGGCGACACCGATCGAACTGGTGCAACGATCGCCGGCGCCACCTGCGCCCCCGGCAGCGAATCAGGCTCGGATGCAGGCTCGCCGGGCTCCGGCCCAGCTTCGGATGCCGAAGCATCGTCGAGAAGCCCGGACAACCCAGCCCCGCGCTCAGGTAAGACCACGAGGTCTCCAAGATCTTCGGTCGGCAGCTCCTGGCGAGTCAGCTTGTTGTTCACGGCCACATCCCCTTCTCGATCATCTGCGCGCGAATCTGCGAACCGCGCGTGAGAATTTCCTTTGTCAGTTTTGCGAAGTCCTCAGCAACCGGACGCGTGGTGGTGCTGACCACTGCGGTGTTCTCGGCTGTCCCCTTCTTCAAGTCCCAGTGCTTCGGGTTGTTGGCGATCTCTTTCTCCAACTCGTGCGCCAGGCGGCCATACTTAGGCACCTGTTGCCCTACCGCCTCACTGTGCCGAATGAACGACTTCAACATGACATCGTCCGCCATCTGGCCAAGGTCACGTGACACGTTCTCCCTCGTCTCCCTGCGGATCGCCTTGGCGTTGGTGCCCGAAGCGAACACGAAGCAGCCCAGCAGGATCAAGTACGGATTGTGCTCACGCATGGCACGCAGGTCCCCGGCCAACTCGCGCAGACCCGTGCGTGACAGATCGTCGGTCTTCATAGGAACGCAGACAAAACGGGTCGCGCACAGCGCGAGTTGGAGCAGTAACTGGCTCTCAGGTGGAGAGTCGATAATGATCAACTGGTACTGATCACTGATCTGTTGCAGAGCCAACGCAAGCGACATCAAAACTTGCTTAGCGGTCTGCGGATGTCCCATCTCGGCAGCTAGTACCGGCGTAATCCGCCGAACAAACGGCCCTCCTGGGATCACATCAAGATTGGGCCGCACGTCGCGAACAGGAGTCAGCGCCGCGCCAGCTGTGATCGCACTGAACAAGTTGCGGCCCTGATCATTGCCCTCGGTAGCGGCGAAGCCAAGCACGTTCGCCACGTTGCCCTGCCCATTGAGGTCAACTAGAAGTGTTCGCGCTCCGTCGGAGGCAACAAGCGCCGCAGCGTGAGTAGAACACGTTGTCTTCCCGACGCCTCCCTTCCCATTTCCGAACAAGTACACCTTGCCCAAACGCCGCCAATCGACCGCGGGTTCTACGCGGCCAGGTTCATTCCAAGCGGCTACGCTGCTAGTCATGCGGACGCCTCATTCTGCGAGTATCGGGGGTGCTGCGCGCCTACTGAACGGCACCGTAGAAGGTGCCAGGCAGCACACGCGCTCATGGTGCACAAAGTCTAAGGCGCACGATGCGACATCCCAGCCCTTGTGGACCGCGCTTCGACGCACGACGCCGGCCCAGGCTGCCAATCAATGCCCAGCCGTGGTCTCAGCTGAGGTCTCCCGCAGCAAACGCGACGTCGGCCCGCGTGGTACATCTGATGTCTACGCCAGCGCACCCACGCATCGAAGCCTGAGCAAGCGGAACGCTGCGGATGCACGCCGGTCATTCCACCCCGATTTACGCCCGCAGATCGGCATCCGCGCCCACCCGCAGCCGTGTACGGAGTGCGCGGCGTCGCGTTACCCGGAGGCGCACCTTCGCAGAAAGTCCACGTCACACCGCGTCTGCTATCTGTTCGCAGGCTCTGCGGCTTACCGGACCCAATACCTGACTCAATACCTGGCCATATATGGAGGACCAGGTATTGGACGGTACGTTGCCCACCGCCGCGTACATCGGTTCGGTGCCGATCGATTCATGCGTATGCAGGCACCTTGCGGGTGGAGTTGTGGTCGACCACAGCTATCACGCGTCATGCTGCGTGGTGAATGCGATTGGCGACACAAGGCCGGATACGGTGCCATGAAATATTCATTTCCGCATACGGCGTGTCGCGTGCGTCGACGTTCTTGGTGCCGTCCGTCGCAGTGGGTTGTGGGCTACGGCGCTCGCAATACGGGTTCGCGTCATGAGCCGGGGTTGTCACGTAGGTCGATGCATGCCTGGGCGCGAGCGGTATACCCAATGTGTGCCCCAGCAGGCGATACGGTTCGACCGGATGTTGCGCGCAGGGCGTTGCCATTAACGGAGTCACGAGTACGGGTCCATGTGGCGTGAGAAATTCGTCTACGAACGCGGTTGCTTGTCTTTCGACAAACTGGGCGCGACACAGATGTGTCTAGCCCAGGGCCAGCCTCATACCGAATTCTGGTGAGTGCGGTCGCAGCGGTATAACGAACCGTGCGACGCGACACGAGACATGGGATGTGGCGCGGAATGGTGAGCACCGCCGCAGGCCTAATGGGACGCATTAGCTATTGCCGTTGTATTGATGGCTGGTGGAGCGGGGGAGTGGTTCGGCGTGAGAAGTGCCCCGAAAGTTCCCCCACCAGGCCCCTTTGCCGGGAGTGGGCACGCCTCGGGACTGCCGAAACACGAAAACGCGTCCTGGTTTCGCCGTAGCGGCCTCGATGACCCGTCCACGCACCTGACCATCGCCCATTGCGCTGTTCGAGCCTGTGCGTCGCGACCAGGCTGATTTAGCAGGTC
The nucleotide sequence above comes from Mycobacterium sp. SMC-4. Encoded proteins:
- a CDS encoding ParA family protein — its product is MTSSVAAWNEPGRVEPAVDWRRLGKVYLFGNGKGGVGKTTCSTHAAALVASDGARTLLVDLNGQGNVANVLGFAATEGNDQGRNLFSAITAGAALTPVRDVRPNLDVIPGGPFVRRITPVLAAEMGHPQTAKQVLMSLALALQQISDQYQLIIIDSPPESQLLLQLALCATRFVCVPMKTDDLSRTGLRELAGDLRAMREHNPYLILLGCFVFASGTNAKAIRRETRENVSRDLGQMADDVMLKSFIRHSEAVGQQVPKYGRLAHELEKEIANNPKHWDLKKGTAENTAVVSTTTRPVAEDFAKLTKEILTRGSQIRAQMIEKGMWP
- a CDS encoding helix-turn-helix transcriptional regulator, which gives rise to MSGVSLYARSERVQELSRVVFGQKHRLAVMAAIAQSDGLVNPSDLAVELGFAAQSAIQQPLKDLTAAGLITRQDGMGRVYYRRNPHKLWDAAIELLGQALAADMGSETVEH